TCGCCGCAGACCGACGTGGTGGTGATTCCGACAAGGCACGCCTTTTGCTGCTGTCACACCGTTTCCACAAAGTCGGTCAATACCGTCGGAACGGTAGGACGTGGACGGGAATGCGTCCGGCCTTTCCGTTCCCGGAAGTTAGGGAGAAGATCATGAGCAAGTTGTCCCTGCGCAAGCACGGAGTCGCTGCCGGCGCGATCGTTCTGGCGGGCGGGCTCGCCGTCGGCGGTGCCACGGCCTATGCCGCAGCGGGCTCCCCGGCAGCCGTCCCCACCGGCACGACGGCCAGTCTCACCAGCACCACGGCGGCCGGGACCGGTCCCCTGACCTTGGCGAAGTCGGGCCATGCCCGGGTTCGGATACCGGTCGGGATCCACGGTCAGGTGACCGTGAAGAACGGCAAGACCGGGCAGTACGTCGTCCGAGAGTGGCAGCGCGGCCAGATCACCGCCGTTTCCGGCAGCACGGTCACCGTCAAGAGCACCGACGGCACCACCTGGACCTGGACCACCGCGAGCAACACGAAGATCACCCGCGACGGCAAGAAGATCGCCGAGTCGGCCCTCGCCACGGGCAACAAGGTCGAGATCCTGGGCAACCAGTCGGGCAGCGCCAACGACGCCACCCGGATCTTCGCCCCCACCGGGACTCAGGGACAGGGCGCCACCGCCTGACCGGCACAGCGGCCCGACCGGCATGGCGACCTGGCCGGTTTCTCAGCCTGACCGGTTTCGCGGCCTGGCCCGCTTCTCAGAGTGCGGGCCCCGAGGCCCGCAGTCAGGTCCCGGCCTCCGGACTCCTGGCTCCGAGTTCCGCCTCCATGGTTCTGCTTCCATGGTTCCTGTTCCAGGGAGAGGCTGGCAGACCGCAGCAGAACCGATTCTGACGCGACAACAGCTCACTGTCGTCACCCCCCGGTGGTCGCGCTGCCAAGGTCCCGCAAACGACCACGCGCATGGGCGCCCACCGGCGCGCCCTGCCCGCCGTTGCTATCGTCCCTGCCCCGCTCCTGCCTCCATCCCTGTGCACTCGCGCACTGGCGTGGTCGCCCGCCGTCCGGCTCGGTGAGGTGCGCCCCCGCATGGAACAGTTCGTAGGCCGCGAGGGATGATGTCGCGTGCCCAGCGAACAGCTCTCCGAGTCCTCACCCCCACCGCCCACACCCACACCCATATCCGCGCCGCAGCCCGATGGACCGGTGTCGTCGCCCGCCGCCACCGACCCCGCTTCCGCCGCCACGTCCGCCGCGCCGGCTTCCGCACCAGACCCCGGCCGCTGGCGCAGGATCGCGGGTACCGCGCTCGCAGACGTCACGCCACTGCGTAGCAGCGCCCACTTCCGGCGCCTCTGGTTCGGGCAGAGCGTCTCCTCCATCGGCCAGCAGATGACCGCCCTGGCCATCTCCGTCCAGGTCTACGCACTCACCAAGTCGACCTTCGCGACCGGGCTGGTCGGCCTGTGCTCGCTCGTTCCGCTGGTCGCCTTCGGCCTGTACGGCGGTGCCATCGCCGACACCATGGACCGGCGCAAGCTCGGCCTGTTCGGCGCGTCGGGGCTCGCCGTCCTCTCCGCCGGCCTGGCGATCCAGGCGTTCCTCGGCGTGCACCAGGTGGCCGTGCTGTACGCGGTGGTGGCCCTGCAAGCGGTCTGCTTCGCGCTCAACGCCCCGGCCCGGTCGTCCATGGTGCCGCGACTGGTACCGGCCGAGCAGTTGCCGGCCGCCAATGCGCTCTCCACCGTCAGCATGAACCTGGGCCTCACCGTCGGGCCGATGCTCGGCGGC
The Streptacidiphilus albus JL83 genome window above contains:
- a CDS encoding DUF5666 domain-containing protein — protein: MSKLSLRKHGVAAGAIVLAGGLAVGGATAYAAAGSPAAVPTGTTASLTSTTAAGTGPLTLAKSGHARVRIPVGIHGQVTVKNGKTGQYVVREWQRGQITAVSGSTVTVKSTDGTTWTWTTASNTKITRDGKKIAESALATGNKVEILGNQSGSANDATRIFAPTGTQGQGATA